The following is a genomic window from Pseudoalteromonas rubra.
GTTCTTCAATGTTGTTGATGACGGCTTTTTACTCAATTAACCTTTGGTCTATACGACTAAGGTGGGATGTCAGAGGGAAACGACTCTGCATTGTGTATCTTGTGCCTGTCGTACATCTGCAGAAGTGCCCGGTTTGTCTACTATGTTTGCAATACAGGTGCAAGTACAACTAAGGTCTAATACTTAATATAAAAAGAGTGGGCGATCCTTGGTGCATCGCCGTCTGGCCAAAAATCAACATGGAGATGACTATGTCACAGAGCATTTATCCGGTTCCTGAAGCCATCAGGAACGCAGCGCTGGTAGATAACGATCAATATACAAAGCTATACCAAGAATCCATTGACGATCCTCAGGCGTTCTGGGTGGAGCATGGTAAGCGCCTTGACTGGTTTACCCCTTACAGCAAAGTAAAGAATACGTCGTTTGACAAAGGTCATATCAGTATCAAATGGTATGAGGATGGCGTGCTGAATGCTTCCTACAACTGTATTGACCGTCATCTGAAAGACAATGCCGACAAAGTCGCACTGATCTGGGAAGGCGACGATCCAACGCAAAGTGAGCACATCACCTTCCAGCAACTGCACGACGAAGTGGCAAAGCTGGCCAATGGCCTGAAGAAGCTGGGTGTACAAAAAGGCGACCGTGTTGCCATCTATATGCCAATGACGCCACAGGCAATTTATGCCATGCAGGCGTGTGCCCGTATCGGTGCTGTTCACTCGGTTGTGTTCGGGGGCTTCTCACCGTCGGCAATTGCAGATCGGATCAAAGATTCGGGTGCAAAAGTGGTGATCACGTCAGATGAAGGCCGTCGTGGTGGTAATTGTGTGCCGCTTAAGGCAAATGTAGACGAAGCGGTCAGTCAGGACGGTGTGAGTATTGAACATGTGATTGTGCATCAGCTCACCGGTGGTGAAGTGGAATGGCAAGCGCACGATGTCTGGTGGCATGAGCTGGTGGCTGATGTTGCCAGTGAGTGTGAGCCTGAGCCAATGAATGCAGAAGACCCTTTGTTTATCCTTTATACCTCTGGTTCGACCGGCCAGCCAAAAGGGGTGGTGCATACCACGGGGGGTTATCTGGTTTATTCATCCATGACACACGAGTATGTGTTTGATGTTAAAGCCGATGACGTTTACTGGTGTACTGCCGATGTAGGCTGGATCACCGGCCACAGTTATATGGCTTATGGCCCGCTGGTAAATGGCTGCACTCAGGTTATTTTTGAAGGTGTCCCGACTTATCCAAGTTCAGGACGTATTGGTGAAGTTGTGGATAAGCACAATGTCACCATCCTGTATACGGCACCGACTGCTATCCGTGCCTTAATGGCGAAAGGCGATGAGCCAATTGCCAGCTCAAAACGCACCAGTTTGCGTATTATGGGATCTGTGGGTGAGCCAATTAACCCGGAAGCCTGGAGCTGGTACTACGAGAAGATTGGTAACAGCCAGTGTCCTATCGTGGATACCTGGTGGCAGACTGAAACCGGCGGCATCATGATCACGCCGCTGCCGGGCGCCACGGATATGAAACCGGGGTCGGCGACCCGCCCATTCTTTGGTATTGCGCCAGCCTTGTTCGATGCAGAGGGCAACACACTGCAAGGCGCAACAGAAGGGAACCTGGTGATCCTGGACAGCTGGCCTTCGCAGGCACGCACAGTGTATGGCGATCATGAACGTTTCGAACAAACTTACTTCTCGGCCTACCCGGGTGTGTATTTCACGGGCGATGGCTGTCGCCGCGATGAAGATGGCTATTACTGGATCACCGGTCGTGTGGATGATGTACTCAATGTGTCGGGTCACCGTCTGGGCACCGCTGAGATTGAAAGTGCCCTGGTTGCACATGAAGCGGTTGCAGAAGCAGCGGTTGTAGGTTATCCCCATGACATCAAGGGCCAGGGGATTTATGTGTACGTGACGCCAAACGAAGGGGTTGCTGTCACAGACGAGCTGACCAAGGAAGTACGTAACTGGGTGCGCAAAGAGCTCAGCCCAATTGCGTCACCGGATATGATCCAATGGTCACCGGGTCTGCCTAAGACGCGTTCCGGTAAAATCATGCGTCGTATTCTGCGTAAGATAGCGGCGAATGAGTATCAACAATTGGGCGATACTTCGACTTTGGCCGACCCGAGTGTGGTCGATGAATTGATCGAAAACAGACTAAACCGTTAATTGAGCGTTAATCGCTTGAATTATGACAAAATATTGACCTACTATATCGGCTGTCGAAATGACAGCCGATTTTTTAGGAGCCAAGCATGAACCAGTTTTTAATTGCGGACGATCACCCTTTGTTTCGCGAAGCATTAAAAGGGGCACTGCAAAACCAGTTTGACGGGTTAGAGATCTTTGAATCTGAAAACTTTGAGCAAACCTTGCAACAATTATCCGAACAGGACGAGCTGGATCTGCTGTTGTTGGATTTACATATGCCAGGCAATGGCGATTTATATGGCCTGATCCGGATCCGTGAGGATTACCCGAGTTTGCCCATCGTGGTGGTGTCGGGCAGTGAAGATTTGAATGTGATCTCCAAAGTGATGGGCTATGGTGCTATGGGCTTTATTCCCAAGGCGTCGTCGTCGCAGGAGATTGTTGAGGCACTGAATCAGGTGCTCGAGGGGGATGTCTGGTTGCCTGCCAGCCTGAAAGATCAGATTGCCGAACTCGACGGAGAAGACAAACAGCTGGCACAGCAAATTGCTTCTTTGACACCCCAGCAATACAAGGTCCTGCAATATCTGCACGAAGGCTTACTTAACAAGCAAATCGCCTATGAACTGAATATTTCAGAAGCGACGGTTAAGGCTCATATTACCGCGATATTCCGCAAACTGGGTGTCTATAATCGGACACAGGCAGTGCTAATTGCGGCTAAGTTGCAACTGGAACCGGTTGAAAGTACGAGCTAGCTGCGAGTCTAGAGCGTGTCAAACGCCAGCCCTGGGTGCTGGCGTTGTGTTGTGTGCTAGGCAAACACGACGGTTTTATTGCCGTTGATAAACAGCTTATGCTCTGCAGCCAGCTGAATGGCTTTGCAGAATACCACTTTCTCAATATCCCGCCCCATTTTCGCCATGGCCTCTGCGCTATCGGCATGACTCACCTGGGTGATATCCTGCATAATGATTGGGCCTTCGTCTAATTCGTCGTTGACGAAGTGTGCCGTAGCACCAATGATTTTTACCCCGCGCTCAAACGCCTGGTGGTAGGGTTTTGCGCCAATAAACGCAGGTAAAAAAGAGTGGTGAATATTAATGATTTGATTGCTAAAACGGGCAACAAACTCTGGGCTGAGAACCCGCATATATTTAGCCAGGCCGATAAAGTCGGGCTGATAGCGCTCAATGACTTTGGCCATGGCATCGTCATGCTGCTCCCGCGTGAGACCCTGGTGAGACACCAGATGAAAAGGCACGCCAAAACCTTCCACCAGCGGCTTAAGCGTATCATAGTTAGCGATCACTGCCTGGATTTCGACATTAAAGGCATTTTCGTACTGTTTCAGTAGCATGCCGCCCAGGCAATGGGCTTCTTTGGTCGCGAGCAGAACCACTTTGGTTTTTTCATTACCATGTAAATGTACCTGAGCACCGTCTGGTAGTGCACTGCGCAGTTGTGGTAAAAATGTTTCACTGATCGTTCCCGTCAGCTCTGTGCGCATAAAGAAGCGTTCGCCGGCGTTATCAACAAACTCATTGTTGCGCACGATATTCAGATTATGCTCAAAGCACAGCCCGGTTACTTTGGCGATCAATCCCACATCATCACGGCATTGGGTGGTTAAAACTATACTCATATCCTCATTCCCATACGTTTTCATGAATTCTTCACAATACCCCGTTGAACGTAAAAAACAAGCAGACAAAAGTCCTCACCCAGCCTGGGGGTTACTGGCTTACCTGAGTGAGTAAATGTTAATGTTGGTGTTGAATTTATGTGTATAAAAATCGCATTATTAAAAACCAGTTGTCACATCAAACACTAATACTGGCGTTAAGCTGCGTGAATCACTGCGCTTCAATTTGAAGAGTGACAAGGTTGACAATAACAACAAAGGAAAGAGGTATGGACCATTTAACTGGCCCTTCAGTTTCATCTGAACGCCACACACATCGGGAAAAAGATCAGAGCGTGAGTGATACACCAAGCATCCCGCATTCTGTTGCTGCCACATTGACCGCCCAGGTACAGCGCTACCCAGAAAAAACCGCACTGATTGACGGGACTAAGGAGATTAGCTACCAGGTATTGTGGGGGCGTGCCGGGGTCATTGCGGCTAAGTTGGTGAGCTGTGGTATTGAACCCGGTGCATTAGTCGGTGTGTGTATGGAACGCAGCTGGGAGCTGGTAGCGGCTATGCTCGGGGTGTTTAGAGCCGGGTGTGCTTATGTGCCGTTGGATCCGAGTTATCCACGTGCCCGGATTGACTATATGCTGACGCACAGCGCAGCGGCCACAGTCATCGTGGATAGCAGCACGTCGGCTGAATTATGCCAAAGCACACCTGGACAAATTTCGTTGGCTGATATCGGCGATGAGTTGCCTTCCTGTTCACCCCCTGAGCTGGACCCGCAAGCTCTTGCTTATGTGATTTATACCTCAGGGTCGACCGGAGAGCCTAAAGGTGTGGCTGTCACGCAAAGTAACGTGCTTGCCATGACTCTGGCTATGGGGGCACTATTAAACGAAGAAGAGCTGAGCGGAGTTTTGGCTGCTACCTCAGTGTGCTTTGACCCCTCAGTGATGGAGATCATAGGCACCTTATTGCTGGGGGGGACCGTGATCCTGGCGAAAAATATTTTGGCACTGCCAGATTTACCGGGGGCTGGCCGGGTTCGAACCTGCATCGGTGTGCCCTCAGCTCTGCGGGCCTTACTCAGTGGCTATACCTTACCTGACACACTGCGCTGCTTAATTTTTGGTGGTGAAGTACTTAAACCCGCATTGGTAAAACAAGTCTATGCGCAGCAGCCGACCCTGCGTGTTATCAATGTTTACGGGCCAACAGAAGACACGGTATTTTCGACGGCCGTCCAACTACACCCGGACATGGCAGAAATCACCATTGGCCAGCCTGTGGCAAACACCCGTGCTTATGTGCTTGATGAGGCGTTGCAGCCTGTTTCCACAGGTGAAGCGGGTGAGTTGTATCTGGCTGGCGACAAGCTGGCTGCGGGTTACCTGTTTGATGACTTGCGCACAGCCACGCGTTTTATCACGCCATCTCCGGATAGTGGCATAGCAGAGCCGCGCTTATACAAAACCGGCGATGTGTGTCAGTGGACGGATAGCAAAGAGTTGCGCTTTATCTCCCGTGTCGATCAGCAGGTCAAAATTCGCGGCTTTCGCATTGAGCTGGAGGAAATCGAAGCGGTTCTGAACACCATGCCGGGCATCGCTGACGCCGCTGTGAATGTGTTGCAGCAGGGACATGTGCAGGCCAGGTTACAGGCTTGTATTGTGCGCCAGGAGGGAGAAACTTTAAGTCCAGATGTGATTTTATCTTTCGTGGCGCGGCATTTGCCAAAACACATGGTGCCCCACAGCGTATGTTTTCTGGCGGCTTTGCCGTACCTGCCTAACGGTAAGTTAGATCGCAACAGTTTACCTGAGATTTCGACAGAGCCTGAGTCGCGGCGTTCCGGTCGGGTTGCAGACTCGGAGCAGGCACTGATTGCTGTGATCTGTGACGAGTTAAGTACTCTGCTGGGCCACAGCGCTCATGCTGTGCAGTCGCAGACTTTTGAGCAGGCGGGTCTGGATTCATTAACCTCGCTGGAGCTGAGCAACCGTCTGAGTAACCTGCTTGAGTTGCGCTGCCCGGTGCAGGCCATTTATCAATTTAATACGCCTCAGCGCCTGGCTCAGCACTTAAAGGCGTTAAATGGTCATGAGGTATTGCAGATTCAGCAACCATTGCGTGACACTTTGGGTGACTTGCAATTTCAATTACGCGCCAGCCATCCGACGTTTGCTGTGGCCAAGGCGCCGTCCTGGTCGGCTAGCGATAAAAGTAATGTGGTACAGGCAGCCACGCAACTGGTCAACAAACGTCGAGCTAATCCCTACAGCAAAGTGCTGCGCTCAGGAAGTGGCACCCGTGGCACGGTCGCAGATGCACATCATAGTGATGCACGCGAGGCGATTATCTGGACCACGAATTTATACCTTGGCCTGAACCGGGATACAGAGGTAGTCGATGCTGCACGTCAGGCCGTTGCGGAGTTTGGCACCGGCATGGGCACTTCGGCGGCAGCGTCCGGTTTAACCGATCTGCATCTGGCATTTGAACAGCAATTTGCTGCGCTGGTAGGCAAACCTGCTGCTTGTTTATTTCCCACCGGGTATACCGCCAATGTTGGTGCCGTAGCGGGCTTACTGGGCGAAAACGATGTGGTGGTGATTGATCAACTTTGTCATGCCTCGATTGTCGATGGCGCACGCTTGTGCGGTGCCAAAGTGCGCACCTTTAAGCATAATGATGTCGATGATCTGGCTTGTGTTCTGGAGAGCGAAACCTCTCCCTATCGCACTGTATTAGTGATTATCGAGGGCGTGTACAGCATGGGGGAAGGCGCAGCGCCTGTGGCTGAGATTGTGCGCACCGCCAAGCGTTACCAGGCTTTGATACTGGTAGATGAAGCGCATTCTTTTGGTTTTTATGGACAGCATGGCGCAGGGATCTGTGCGGCACAGGGGGTCAGCGAAGAGGTTGACTTCATCATGACCACACTGAGTAAGTCACTGGGTAGTCTGGGCGGTGTGGTAGCTGCCCGTGCTGAATATGTTGATTTACTCAAGTCGTCTGCCAGAGCCTATATTTTTCAGGCGTCTGTGAGTCCGGCTGACATTGCCGCGGCACTCACTGCACTGCAGCGCATCAGCCAGGATGATTCGTTGCGCGAGCAGTTATGGGAAACCGCCCGTTATATGCGGGCTCAATTCAGTGCCGCCGGCTTTGAGTTAGGCAGTGGAGACGGCCCGATTGTCACACCGCATTTTGCTGATAAAGACAAACTGTATGCGATTGTTCAGCGCCTGTATGAAAAAGGCATTCAGGCTTCAGCGGTGACTTATCCGATTGTTGAAACGGGGCGAGGCCGCTTAAGGTTTATCTGCTCTGCGGCACACACAAAACAAGATGTGGATGTCACGCTGGGGGCGTTACAGGAAGCTGTGCAGGAGGTGGAAGCGGTGTTTGCCAGGTCTGTGATGGCAACGCCAAAACCGTGGCTCGAAACAACGCGGCTGAATGACTGGTGGTGCTCCTTTGCGGCTTACCTGGAAAGGTGGCGAGAAACGCAGTCCGGTAAAGTCCCTGAGTTACAGCTGGAATTGAGCACGCCAGACAGCAGGTATACTTTGACTTTGTCGCAAGATGCAGTGACGACTAATGAGCCGTTAAAGGCTGGGCTACCTGTGTGCCGCATTCATTGCCTTGATACCAATGCGCTTACTGCGCTGACGCGCATGGATGTGCAGATGCTGTTGCAGAGCCTGTGTGAGGGGGAATGTGAGCTAAGTGGTCAAAGCGAAGTGTTTATTTGGCTTATGGGGCGTTTACTGACCTTGTCGAGCGGACTAAAACCGACTCGTGCCATGTCTGAAAATGTCGAGTTTTTGTCATAAAAGCACTGTTTACTTATACAGTTCAAATGCTAGAGTAACGCTCGATTATGACAATAAAACAAGGGATTATTATGCTTGAAAGCAATGCACCTGGTGCACCCGGCGACTTCGATTTTATGGTGGGCCAGTGGTCGGTACAGCACCGCCGTTTAAAAGACATACTGAATGGGGGAGACGAGTGGATAGAGTTTAAAGGGGAGTCATCAACACTCAACACGCTCGGCGGATTTGGCAATGTAGAAGATAACCATCTGCATTTTCCTGAGGGGTCTGTCAGAGCCAAGGCAATCCGTTCATTCAATGCAAGCACCGGTCAGTGGTCTATCTGGTGGCTGGATGGGCGTAATCCTGGCATGCTGGATACGCCGGTGGTGGGCGCGTTCACCGATGGCATAGGGCGTTTTTATGCCGACGAGGAGTATCATGGTCAGGCTATCAAGGTACGCTTTATTTGGGATGCCACGAACCCGGAACAACCAACCTGGTCACAGGCTTTTTCTAAAGATGGCGGTGAACATTGGGAAACCAACTGGGAAATGACGTTCACCCGTATCTAGTTGGGATAAACACCCACGTAACCTGTTACGTGGGTGCGTTATGGCTCTAAGATTTGCGGTCGTACACTACAGCATTGTGCGCATGCAGGCTTTCCTGATGCTCAACTTTAAACTGGTAGTCTTTGACTTCTGTGATTGATTCCAGTGTTGCTTTAATACGCCTTGCAGCGTCTTCACAAAACATCAGGTTTTGTGCATTCAGTGCAGCAAACGCCTGCTCATCTTCACGCTTAACCGCCGTTTGAACTGGCGTTGCCAGCGTTTCCTCAAACAATGAAAGCCAGTGCGCCAGATCGGGTAAGTGACCGCCAGCCAGATCGGCTTCAATGTAGGCAAAAGAGCGCTGGCTGTGTGGCGTTGCGACTGACCCTTGTGGCCCTTTGAGCCATGCCAGTAATTGTGCTTTGTCTATATTGTCCTGATCCGCAAACTGCTGCTCGACCGTGTCGCTCAGTAACTGGCGAGACAAAGCCGCTGAACAAGGGCAGGTGCTGCTGTAGGTAATGGTGCTGATAAGTTTGCAGTGGGTTTTGCCTTCAAGGTGCTCACAATGCAATTCTATCGGATAAGCATTGTAGCCGCTGTAGCTGCTTTTCAGAGCGGGTCTGTTCAGTGGCAGCTCAAACTTCAACACCAACTTGGCAGACTGACTGAGACCTTGTTGAGACGCGACTATCTCTTTGAGTACCTTATCCAGCTGTGCGTACGTGAGTTCAGTCCCTACCAGTGCCTCGTTGGCAAGCAGGTACAAACGCGACATATGAATGCCTTTTGCGCCTGTGTCCAGACTGACAAAAACGTCCATCAGGGTATTGATGTTGACGCTGGTCTGATCGCAGCGTACCTGCATGGGCAGTGCGATTTTTTCCATCCCAACCCACTTCAGCGGGCTTTGGCTGTCTGGCTCAAAATGGGTCGCAATATCGGGGAGTTGCATCATAATTTATGAGTCTCACTTAACGGTTAAAACGTAACGCCTGCGCGGCATTGTGCTCGGTATTGACCTTGTCACCATCAAACACCATGGCACCATTAACGAAGGTCGCACGGATCTGATGAGAGAAAGTGGTGTTATGAAACGGACTCCACTTACACAGGTAACGGGTTTGCTCGTGTTGTACGTGAGTTGCGTGATTTGGATCAATCAGTACCAGATCGGCAAAATATCCTTCTCTGAGGAAACCCCGTTTGTCGATGGCAAAGCGGGTTGCAACGTTATGTGCAGTTTTCTCAACCACCTGCTCAAGCGTCATTGCACCACGTTTAACCTGTTCCAAGAGCGTCAGTAAGGCATGTTCAACCAGTGGCAGACCTGCCGGTGCTTGCGGATAGGGCACGTTTTTCTCTTGCCAGGTGTGCGGGGCGTGATCGGTGGCAATGATATCAATGCGGCCGTCATGCAGGGCTTTTAGCAACGCGAGCCGGTCCGATTCAGCTTTTATGGCCGGGTTACATTTGATGAGGTTGCCCAAGGCCGGATAATCTTGTTCGTTAAACCACAAATGATGAACACAGGCTTCGGCTGTGATGTGCTTTTCTGCCAAAGGCGCAGTGCTGAATAAG
Proteins encoded in this region:
- the folE2 gene encoding GTP cyclohydrolase FolE2, which gives rise to MMQLPDIATHFEPDSQSPLKWVGMEKIALPMQVRCDQTSVNINTLMDVFVSLDTGAKGIHMSRLYLLANEALVGTELTYAQLDKVLKEIVASQQGLSQSAKLVLKFELPLNRPALKSSYSGYNAYPIELHCEHLEGKTHCKLISTITYSSTCPCSAALSRQLLSDTVEQQFADQDNIDKAQLLAWLKGPQGSVATPHSQRSFAYIEADLAGGHLPDLAHWLSLFEETLATPVQTAVKREDEQAFAALNAQNLMFCEDAARRIKATLESITEVKDYQFKVEHQESLHAHNAVVYDRKS
- the purU gene encoding formyltetrahydrofolate deformylase, whose translation is MSIVLTTQCRDDVGLIAKVTGLCFEHNLNIVRNNEFVDNAGERFFMRTELTGTISETFLPQLRSALPDGAQVHLHGNEKTKVVLLATKEAHCLGGMLLKQYENAFNVEIQAVIANYDTLKPLVEGFGVPFHLVSHQGLTREQHDDAMAKVIERYQPDFIGLAKYMRVLSPEFVARFSNQIINIHHSFLPAFIGAKPYHQAFERGVKIIGATAHFVNDELDEGPIIMQDITQVSHADSAEAMAKMGRDIEKVVFCKAIQLAAEHKLFINGNKTVVFA
- the acs gene encoding acetate--CoA ligase, with product MSQSIYPVPEAIRNAALVDNDQYTKLYQESIDDPQAFWVEHGKRLDWFTPYSKVKNTSFDKGHISIKWYEDGVLNASYNCIDRHLKDNADKVALIWEGDDPTQSEHITFQQLHDEVAKLANGLKKLGVQKGDRVAIYMPMTPQAIYAMQACARIGAVHSVVFGGFSPSAIADRIKDSGAKVVITSDEGRRGGNCVPLKANVDEAVSQDGVSIEHVIVHQLTGGEVEWQAHDVWWHELVADVASECEPEPMNAEDPLFILYTSGSTGQPKGVVHTTGGYLVYSSMTHEYVFDVKADDVYWCTADVGWITGHSYMAYGPLVNGCTQVIFEGVPTYPSSGRIGEVVDKHNVTILYTAPTAIRALMAKGDEPIASSKRTSLRIMGSVGEPINPEAWSWYYEKIGNSQCPIVDTWWQTETGGIMITPLPGATDMKPGSATRPFFGIAPALFDAEGNTLQGATEGNLVILDSWPSQARTVYGDHERFEQTYFSAYPGVYFTGDGCRRDEDGYYWITGRVDDVLNVSGHRLGTAEIESALVAHEAVAEAAVVGYPHDIKGQGIYVYVTPNEGVAVTDELTKEVRNWVRKELSPIASPDMIQWSPGLPKTRSGKIMRRILRKIAANEYQQLGDTSTLADPSVVDELIENRLNR
- a CDS encoding amino acid adenylation domain-containing protein, encoding MDHLTGPSVSSERHTHREKDQSVSDTPSIPHSVAATLTAQVQRYPEKTALIDGTKEISYQVLWGRAGVIAAKLVSCGIEPGALVGVCMERSWELVAAMLGVFRAGCAYVPLDPSYPRARIDYMLTHSAAATVIVDSSTSAELCQSTPGQISLADIGDELPSCSPPELDPQALAYVIYTSGSTGEPKGVAVTQSNVLAMTLAMGALLNEEELSGVLAATSVCFDPSVMEIIGTLLLGGTVILAKNILALPDLPGAGRVRTCIGVPSALRALLSGYTLPDTLRCLIFGGEVLKPALVKQVYAQQPTLRVINVYGPTEDTVFSTAVQLHPDMAEITIGQPVANTRAYVLDEALQPVSTGEAGELYLAGDKLAAGYLFDDLRTATRFITPSPDSGIAEPRLYKTGDVCQWTDSKELRFISRVDQQVKIRGFRIELEEIEAVLNTMPGIADAAVNVLQQGHVQARLQACIVRQEGETLSPDVILSFVARHLPKHMVPHSVCFLAALPYLPNGKLDRNSLPEISTEPESRRSGRVADSEQALIAVICDELSTLLGHSAHAVQSQTFEQAGLDSLTSLELSNRLSNLLELRCPVQAIYQFNTPQRLAQHLKALNGHEVLQIQQPLRDTLGDLQFQLRASHPTFAVAKAPSWSASDKSNVVQAATQLVNKRRANPYSKVLRSGSGTRGTVADAHHSDAREAIIWTTNLYLGLNRDTEVVDAARQAVAEFGTGMGTSAAASGLTDLHLAFEQQFAALVGKPAACLFPTGYTANVGAVAGLLGENDVVVIDQLCHASIVDGARLCGAKVRTFKHNDVDDLACVLESETSPYRTVLVIIEGVYSMGEGAAPVAEIVRTAKRYQALILVDEAHSFGFYGQHGAGICAAQGVSEEVDFIMTTLSKSLGSLGGVVAARAEYVDLLKSSARAYIFQASVSPADIAAALTALQRISQDDSLREQLWETARYMRAQFSAAGFELGSGDGPIVTPHFADKDKLYAIVQRLYEKGIQASAVTYPIVETGRGRLRFICSAAHTKQDVDVTLGALQEAVQEVEAVFARSVMATPKPWLETTRLNDWWCSFAAYLERWRETQSGKVPELQLELSTPDSRYTLTLSQDAVTTNEPLKAGLPVCRIHCLDTNALTALTRMDVQMLLQSLCEGECELSGQSEVFIWLMGRLLTLSSGLKPTRAMSENVEFLS
- a CDS encoding response regulator transcription factor, with amino-acid sequence MNQFLIADDHPLFREALKGALQNQFDGLEIFESENFEQTLQQLSEQDELDLLLLDLHMPGNGDLYGLIRIREDYPSLPIVVVSGSEDLNVISKVMGYGAMGFIPKASSSQEIVEALNQVLEGDVWLPASLKDQIAELDGEDKQLAQQIASLTPQQYKVLQYLHEGLLNKQIAYELNISEATVKAHITAIFRKLGVYNRTQAVLIAAKLQLEPVESTS